taataacatTAGTCTGTTTACAGAGCAAGCATGTTGATActtctgtcaaacacacacacacacgcacacacacactacaacttTGTAGTGTTTGAGTTGTCCCTGTTGATTAGTATTTATTAGCTTTTTCTCAGCCGTTAACTCAGGACACCTGTTGatgcgtacgcacacacacgctcacaatcacactcacccaactacacaacacacacccagtcacacacaccataccccacacacaggaATCTGGCCTCTCCcccctcgctctttctctcgttAGATGTTTTGAGTgggtttggtgaatgttttttttttttttttcttcttttcattgtaaagtgtgtttgtatgttgtaattgatttaaatctgaaatctctctctcttctctctcatggTAAGCTGTTCTGCTTCTGTAGCATTTATCCCAGTTATCCAGACATGTTCTGGTCTGAGGGGGCTGTTCTGAGCCCGTGTAGACGTGTAGTTCAGGACTGAGTAAGACAGAGAGTTGGTTGAGTTTGTTTGACGTTTGGAGAGTGAAGTGGTTGATGACCTTTCAGATCTACTGACCACACACAGATGagacatctaaacacacaccaaacccctCCGTagcaggcccacacacacacacacacctctacacacacacacacacacctctacacacacatcacaatctcacatctcactcacaaccttacacacacacacctctacatacacacactacacacacatcacaatctCACACATCTCACTTacagccttacacacacactcacacagccctactcatacacacacctcacacacagccctacacacacatcacacacacacagccttacacacacacacctcacacacataccacaatCTCACACATCTCACTcacagccttacacacacacacacacagccctactcatacacacacttcacacagagccctacacacacatcacaatcccacacatctcactcacaaccttacacacacacaaacacacagccctaCACATACAGCATACATGGATTGTTAATGTCATTATAAAGGTTTTAGACATGTGTATTTACACCATGTTTGGGGTTTTGACTATCAGCAGAAATTCCATACGGTTCCTTTCACGTACACttaacacacgcacgcgtgcacacacactaaaccttTGAATccttataagtgtgtgtgtgtgttgggggggtgatTCACTTCAGCATGTCTAGGGATTTTCGTGAATCAAAACAATTTCTGCTTTGTCGTAACAGGGTGAATTGCAACATTTTCATGTTGATATCATCAAGAGCCAAATATTTACTACAGCCCTGCCTCTCACACTATACTGGGAAACTCAGgccatgagtgagtgtgtgtgtgtgtgtgtgtgtgtgtgtgtgtttgatcaaCCTCAACAGGCCAGTGTCGCATTATCAATCtgagtaatttaataatatctgtgtctgttgtaataaattgatttaaaaaggTCTGATGGCGGTATCCCggtttgaagtgtgtgtgtgtgtgtgcgtgtgtgatatGGGGTGAGGGTTTGGACAAGTAAGTGAAGAGATAAATGAAGTTCTGACTAAACTCTGATTACTGCATTTACTTTTAATGTCACATATAccaaaacaaaatgtcacacgcgcgcgcacacacacactgtctcacacacatacacacacacacacacacactgtctctctctctctcacacacacacacacacacacactcagtcacacgcacacgcactcggtcacacgcgcacacacacgcactcggtcacacacgcacatgcacttggtcacacgtgcacacacactgtctctctctcacacaaaatactcagtcacacacacacacacacacacacactgtcacacacacatacacacacacacacactgtcacacacacatacacacacacactgtctctcacacacatacacacacacactgtcacacacacacacacacacacacacacactcagtctctctcacacacacacacacacacacacacacacactcagtctctcacacacacacacacacacacactgtctcacacactctgtctctctttcagaaTCCTCTGGAAATGTAAAAGGGAAAGGCGAAAGGAAGAAAGgtattgtgtgggtgtgtgtgggtgagtgtgtgtgggtgtgtgtgtgtgtgtgtgtgtgtgtgtgtgtgcatgcatgtgtgtgtgtgtgagtgtgtgggtgtgtgcgatATTAATTCTGCTTGTCCCTCCTGTGTGTAAGTACAGATTTTtggcccttctctctccccGTAGGTAAAAAGGGTCCCCCTGGTGCTCCAGGACCCCCAGGTCCGCCAGGACCGCAGGGCCCCCCTGGAATACCAGGGATCCCTGGAATCCCAGGCAGTAATGCTCTGGGGCCGCCCGGACCAGGAGGACCTCCGGGACCACCTGGACCTGCAGGTCCACCGGGACCACAGGGGCCCCCTGGACCTCAGGgcccaggtaacacacacacacacacacacacacacacacacacactaaaatacATGCAGACTTGCATCACATTTTGAAGGTTATTTTTGCCTCTTTgccttttcctctccctctctctctctctctctctctctctctctctctctctctctctctccctctctctctctctctctcctctgtctgtgtgtgtatgtgtgtaacagGTGGTGGTGAGCGAGGCAggtacagagacacacaggtatGTGGTGTTTCATAAGCTCTGGGCTTTTGGTACTTGGTCACCATGAGCAGATGTTGTGAACATTAGAGCTCATATGTCTGGTGTGTTTGAGCctttgttactgtgtgtatatatgtgtgtgtgtgtgtgtgtgtgtttgtagccaGCTGTGGTACATCTCCAGGGCCAGGAAACAACTATTCAAGTGAAAGAAGGTAAGAGTTAAAACATGcatgtctcactcacacacacacacacacccacaggtaGTAATGGGAGCTGGGTTGGAAGGTAGTGGGGGATGTCTGCTTACACAGAAATGTGCCACTCTAGACagcatgagtgcgtgtgtgtgtgtgtgtgtgtgtgtgtgagagagagagagtcctgcTGCTCTAGCGGATAgttgagtggtgtgtgtgtgtgtgtgtgtgtgtgtgtgtgtgtgtgtgtgtgtgtgtgggtgtgtgtgtgagatctctCAGAAGGCGTCCTGAAGAACTGGAGGATGATCTCCATCCACCAGCGTGTGTTTAAGATGCACTCGCGCTCTGGACAGCTGGAGGTGCTGGTGGACGGAACCTACTTCATCTATAGTCAGGTAGAAGTGAGTACAGTCCCtgggctaacacacacacacacacctacttcaTCTATAGTCAGGTAGAAGTGAGTACAGTCCCtgggctaacacacacacacacacctacttcaTCTATAGTCAGGTAGAAGTGAGTACAGTCCCTGGACTAACACACACCTACTTCATCTATAGTCAGGTAGAAGTGAGTACAGTCCCtgggctaacacacacacacacacacacacactcacacacacacctacttcaTCTATAGTCAGGTAGAAGTGAGTACAGTCCCtgggctaacacacacacacacacacacttacttcatCTATAGTCAGGTAGAAGTGAGTACAGTCCCtggactaacacacacacacacacacacacctacttcaTCTATAGTCAGGTGGAAGTGAGTACAGTCCCtgggctaacacacacacacacacacacacacacacacacacacacacacacacacatacaaacatacatacaaacattctTATAAAAGGTGATAAATGTTATGTTACCCTCTAACCTTCTctcctttattatttttgcgtgtgtgtgcgtgcgtgcgtgtgtgcgtgcgtgtgtgtgtgtgtgtgtgtgtgtgcgtgcgcaggtgTACTACCTGAACTTCACAGACATAGCCAGTTACGAGGTGATGATTGATAAGGATCCTTTCCTACGCTGCACCAGGAGCATTGAGACCGGCCAGCGCAAGTTCAATACCTGCTACACGGCCGGCGTGTGCTGGCTGCGCGCCAGACAGAAGATCTCCATCCGCATGGTCTACGAGGACACCTCCATCTCCATGA
This is a stretch of genomic DNA from Electrophorus electricus isolate fEleEle1 chromosome 6, fEleEle1.pri, whole genome shotgun sequence. It encodes these proteins:
- the eda gene encoding ectodysplasin-A isoform X2: MGATAEEKARAACTCQSRCNNCKVFLGFFVLSLALHVATLVCYLDLRSEIKRDVLTKERDDISAARASAEATALGVLRARDSSAPEADKPGRTERGMSAEKTGVVRSKRSESSGNVKGKGERKKGKKGPPGAPGPPGPPGPQGPPGIPGIPGIPGSNALGPPGPGGPPGPPGPAGPPGPQGPPGPQGPGGGERGRYRDTQPAVVHLQGQETTIQVKEDLSEGVLKNWRMISIHQRVFKMHSRSGQLEVLVDGTYFIYSQVYYLNFTDIASYEVMIDKDPFLRCTRSIETGQRKFNTCYTAGVCWLRARQKISIRMVYEDTSISMSNHTTFLGSIRLGEGPPTGHS
- the eda gene encoding ectodysplasin-A isoform X1 — its product is MGATAEEKARAACTCQSRCNNCKVFLGFFVLSLALHVATLVCYLDLRSEIKRDVLTKERDDISAARASAEATALGVLRARDSSAPEADKPGRTERGMSAEKTGVVRSKRSESSGNVKGKGERKKGKKGPPGAPGPPGPPGPQGPPGIPGIPGIPGSNALGPPGPGGPPGPPGPAGPPGPQGPPGPQGPGGGERGRYRDTQPAVVHLQGQETTIQVKEDLSEGVLKNWRMISIHQRVFKMHSRSGQLEVLVDGTYFIYSQVEVYYLNFTDIASYEVMIDKDPFLRCTRSIETGQRKFNTCYTAGVCWLRARQKISIRMVYEDTSISMSNHTTFLGSIRLGEGPPTGHS
- the eda gene encoding ectodysplasin-A isoform X3, with the protein product MGATAEEKARAACTCQSRCNNCKVFLGFFVLSLALHVATLVCYLDLRSEIKRDVLTKERDDISAARASAEATALGVLRARDSSAPEADKPGRTERGMSAEKTGVVRSKRSESSGNVKGKGERKKGKKGPPGAPGPPGPPGPQGPPGIPGIPGIPGSNALGPPGPGGPPGPPGPAGPPGPQGPPGPQGPGGGERGRYRDTQPAVVHLQGQETTIQVKEEGVLKNWRMISIHQRVFKMHSRSGQLEVLVDGTYFIYSQVEVYYLNFTDIASYEVMIDKDPFLRCTRSIETGQRKFNTCYTAGVCWLRARQKISIRMVYEDTSISMSNHTTFLGSIRLGEGPPTGHS